A genomic window from Halomonas sp. LR3S48 includes:
- the rbfA gene encoding 30S ribosome-binding factor RbfA, whose product MREFKRTDRVGDQLQKELAVLIQREVKDPRLGMVTVSGVTVSRDLGYADVYVTLLGEDSPERIKENLKVLKQAAGFLRSQIARRIKLRHVPELRFHYDESVVRGQRLSSLIDEAVESDRSRHPDEEGEPGGGDEGERG is encoded by the coding sequence ATGCGGGAGTTCAAGCGTACCGACCGGGTCGGTGACCAGCTGCAGAAGGAGCTGGCCGTGCTGATCCAGCGCGAGGTCAAGGACCCGCGCCTGGGCATGGTCACCGTCAGTGGGGTCACGGTCAGCCGTGACCTCGGCTATGCCGACGTCTACGTGACCCTGCTGGGCGAGGATAGCCCCGAGCGCATCAAGGAGAACCTCAAGGTACTCAAGCAGGCGGCAGGCTTCCTGCGCAGCCAGATCGCCCGGCGCATCAAGCTGCGCCACGTGCCGGAACTGCGCTTCCACTACGATGAAAGCGTGGTGCGCGGTCAACGGCTCTCTTCGCTGATCGACGAGGCGGTCGAAAGCGACCGTTCCCGTCATCCTGACGAGGAAGGCGAGCCGGGTGGCGGCGACGAGGGAGAGCGCGGCTGA
- the rpsO gene encoding 30S ribosomal protein S15 — MALTAEQKAEIVKEYGRGDNDTGSPEVQVALLSANIDGLQDHFKTNKQDHHSRRGLIRMVNQRRKLLDYLKRKDLSRYQALIQRLGLRR; from the coding sequence ATGGCACTTACCGCTGAACAGAAGGCCGAAATCGTCAAGGAATACGGCCGAGGCGACAACGACACCGGTTCCCCCGAGGTTCAGGTGGCCCTGCTGAGCGCCAATATCGACGGCCTGCAGGATCACTTCAAGACCAACAAGCAGGATCACCACTCCCGTCGTGGTCTGATCCGCATGGTCAACCAGCGCCGCAAACTGCTGGACTACCTGAAGCGCAAGGATCTCTCGCGCTATCAGGCTCTTATCCAGCGCCTCGGCCTGCGCCGCTAA
- the pnp gene encoding polyribonucleotide nucleotidyltransferase, producing the protein MNPVKKTFQYGRSTVTLETGRIARQATAAVMVTMDDTVVLCTVVAKKDVKPGQDFFPLAVFYQEKTYAVGKIPGGFFKREGRPTEKETLTSRLIDRPIRPLFPKGFMNEVQVICTVLSTDRNHDPDIAAMLGTSAALSISGVPFKGPIAAARVGFNEDKGYFLNPTVEELTGSELDMVVAGTEKAVLMVESEADELLEDEMLGAVLFGHQEMQVAIRAINELVAEAGKPKWDWQPPAENTALKQAIATAFEAKVGEAYRITDKMARQDALAALKEQAVEQLAGEEEGQFDADEVKGAFAGLEKRVVRSRVVRGEPRIDGRDQKTVRPLAIEVGSLPKTHGSAIFTRGETQAIVIATLGTLRDAQLIESLEGERKDRFLLHYNFPPYSVGEAGFMGGPKRREIGHGRLARRGVQAMLPDEADFPYTIRVVSEITESNGSSSMASVCGASLALMDAGVPMKAPVAGIAMGLVKDDDGFAVLTDILGDEDHLGDMDFKVAGSAAGVTALQMDIKIEGINEEIMEVALQQAHEARLHILEQMNTVIDQSRSEVSENAPSMATIKIDPEKIRDVIGKGGATIRKICEDTGASIDLDDDGTVRIYAEDKAAAKKAIDIVLSITAEAEIGKLYRGKVVRIADFGAFINIMPGTDGLVHISQIVPERVNDVRDFLNEGDEVVVKVLDIDNRNRVKLTIKEITPEEKAAFESEQAETAL; encoded by the coding sequence GTGAATCCGGTCAAGAAAACGTTTCAGTACGGTCGCAGCACCGTCACCCTGGAAACCGGGCGTATCGCTCGCCAGGCCACCGCTGCCGTCATGGTCACCATGGATGACACCGTGGTGTTGTGCACCGTGGTCGCCAAGAAGGACGTCAAGCCAGGCCAGGACTTCTTCCCCCTGGCGGTGTTCTATCAGGAGAAGACCTACGCGGTGGGCAAGATCCCCGGCGGCTTCTTCAAGCGCGAGGGGCGTCCCACCGAAAAGGAGACCCTCACCTCGCGGCTGATCGACCGCCCGATTCGCCCGCTGTTTCCCAAGGGCTTCATGAACGAGGTGCAGGTCATCTGTACGGTGCTCTCCACCGACCGCAACCATGACCCCGACATTGCCGCCATGCTCGGCACCTCCGCGGCGCTGTCGATCTCCGGCGTGCCGTTCAAGGGCCCCATCGCTGCCGCACGCGTCGGCTTCAATGAGGACAAGGGATATTTCCTCAACCCCACCGTGGAAGAACTGACTGGCTCAGAGCTGGACATGGTCGTCGCTGGTACCGAGAAGGCCGTGCTGATGGTCGAGTCCGAGGCCGATGAACTGCTCGAGGATGAAATGCTGGGGGCCGTACTCTTCGGCCATCAGGAGATGCAGGTCGCCATCCGCGCCATCAACGAGCTCGTCGCCGAAGCCGGCAAGCCCAAGTGGGACTGGCAGCCACCCGCGGAAAACACGGCGCTCAAGCAGGCCATTGCCACGGCCTTCGAGGCCAAGGTCGGCGAAGCCTACCGCATCACCGACAAGATGGCCCGTCAGGACGCCCTCGCCGCGCTCAAGGAGCAGGCGGTCGAGCAACTGGCCGGTGAGGAAGAGGGCCAGTTCGACGCCGACGAGGTCAAGGGTGCCTTCGCCGGCCTCGAGAAGCGCGTGGTGCGTAGCCGCGTCGTCAGGGGCGAGCCACGCATCGACGGGCGCGACCAGAAGACCGTGCGCCCCTTGGCCATCGAGGTGGGCAGCCTGCCCAAGACCCACGGCTCGGCGATCTTCACCCGCGGCGAGACCCAGGCGATCGTCATCGCGACCCTGGGCACCCTGCGCGACGCCCAGTTGATCGAGTCGCTGGAAGGCGAGCGCAAGGACCGCTTCCTGCTGCACTACAACTTCCCGCCCTACAGCGTGGGCGAGGCCGGTTTCATGGGCGGCCCGAAGCGCCGCGAGATCGGTCACGGCCGTCTGGCCCGGCGTGGCGTTCAGGCGATGCTGCCCGACGAGGCGGATTTCCCCTACACCATTCGCGTGGTATCGGAGATCACCGAGTCCAACGGCTCGAGCTCCATGGCCTCGGTGTGCGGTGCGTCACTGGCGCTGATGGATGCCGGCGTGCCGATGAAGGCACCGGTCGCGGGTATCGCCATGGGTCTGGTGAAGGACGACGACGGTTTTGCCGTACTCACCGACATTCTCGGTGACGAGGATCACCTCGGCGACATGGACTTCAAGGTGGCAGGCAGCGCTGCCGGCGTCACCGCCCTGCAGATGGACATCAAGATCGAGGGTATCAACGAGGAGATCATGGAGGTCGCCCTGCAGCAGGCCCATGAGGCCCGCCTGCACATTCTCGAGCAGATGAACACGGTGATCGACCAGAGCCGCTCCGAGGTCTCCGAGAACGCGCCCTCGATGGCTACCATCAAGATCGACCCGGAGAAGATCCGCGACGTCATTGGCAAGGGTGGTGCCACCATCCGCAAGATCTGCGAGGATACCGGCGCTTCCATCGATCTGGACGACGATGGCACCGTGCGCATCTACGCCGAGGACAAGGCGGCGGCCAAGAAGGCCATCGACATCGTGCTGTCGATCACCGCCGAGGCCGAGATCGGCAAGCTCTACCGCGGCAAGGTGGTACGCATCGCCGACTTCGGCGCCTTCATCAACATCATGCCGGGTACCGACGGCCTGGTGCACATCTCGCAGATCGTGCCCGAGCGGGTCAACGACGTG
- the truB gene encoding tRNA pseudouridine(55) synthase TruB, whose protein sequence is MARRRRGLPVNGVLLLDKPKGASSNHALQRARRLLQAQKAGHTGTLDPMATGLLPVCLGEATKFSAHLLEADKVYRTRVQLGAVTDTGDAEGEVVERCDVPPLTAEDVERVLERFRGEIDQTPPMYSALKHQGRKLYELAREGKSVERAVRRVTVYHARLLAFESDAFELEARVSKGTYIRTLAEDIGRALGCGAHITALRRLATGPFDSEGMLALDALEALPGQSEREAALLPVDVLVAHLPRLDVNEAARQRLMHGQAAGVEPTALAPGATARLYSDEVFIGLGVVKGPQEVAPKRLLSTAAD, encoded by the coding sequence ATGGCGCGGCGGCGTCGCGGCCTGCCGGTCAACGGCGTGCTGCTGCTCGACAAGCCCAAGGGCGCCTCGAGCAATCACGCCCTGCAGCGGGCCCGGCGTCTGCTGCAGGCGCAGAAGGCGGGCCACACCGGCACGCTGGACCCCATGGCGACCGGGCTGCTGCCGGTGTGCCTGGGCGAGGCGACCAAGTTCTCGGCCCACCTGCTCGAGGCCGACAAGGTCTACCGCACCCGGGTGCAGCTCGGCGCGGTGACCGATACCGGTGACGCCGAGGGCGAAGTGGTCGAGCGCTGCGATGTGCCGCCACTCACGGCCGAGGACGTCGAGCGGGTGCTCGAGCGCTTTCGCGGTGAGATCGACCAGACGCCGCCAATGTACTCTGCGCTCAAGCATCAAGGGCGCAAGCTCTACGAGCTGGCCCGCGAGGGCAAGAGCGTCGAGCGTGCAGTACGGCGTGTGACGGTGTATCATGCCCGGCTTCTTGCCTTCGAGAGCGATGCCTTCGAGCTCGAAGCGCGGGTCAGCAAGGGCACCTACATCCGCACCCTGGCCGAGGATATCGGTCGTGCGCTCGGCTGTGGGGCGCATATCACCGCCCTGCGCCGGCTCGCCACCGGCCCCTTCGATAGCGAGGGGATGCTGGCCCTGGATGCCCTCGAGGCGTTGCCGGGCCAGAGCGAGCGCGAGGCCGCGTTGCTGCCGGTCGACGTGCTGGTGGCGCACCTGCCGCGGCTCGATGTGAATGAAGCGGCAAGACAGCGGCTCATGCACGGCCAGGCGGCCGGCGTCGAGCCTACCGCTCTCGCCCCTGGGGCGACGGCGAGACTCTACAGCGACGAGGTCTTCATCGGCCTCGGCGTGGTGAAGGGGCCACAGGAGGTGGCTCCCAAGCGGCTGCTCAGTACGGCAGCCGACTGA